In Streptomyces sp. NBC_01426, one genomic interval encodes:
- a CDS encoding WXG100 family type VII secretion target translates to MSDFEGYTLEQLMAMTANFSPETVQARGTALIQAAGEIKSIGETLKSHKVSGWEGEAATAFQEWVSQAGSATLRLSEYSATGGKYMVEAGQTMREVREAMPKQGEVDAEKANVAAAKEFHNDPDAQPVGRASRRKLDLHHMAAVQQLDKLTTSYKQSAYQMNTAEIPTFPPPPANFVPQGDNGSRIIERPGGGSGTTDDSDGSFHGPQAASGVSSSEPDVLTARSPESNDTPVVPATTGLAVAPVSAIPDRDLNLDLNHVGTLPDKALPQAPVGAGPVGPGGTTVTPGGAIPPVPLPPVTVVKPGGGLGPVGGGMFPGTGGLTGKAGAVAGLPPRDTGIVGGRPISGGGPSAGIPRGTVIGAEGGQTAGRGMMGGGMGGGAGGPHGASGGSAVGRRLATEPGGVVGGRPPVSGGRSVSSGQSFTQGGSGLVRGVAGAGPVGAMGHGAAGAHGPSKRRDGQGGERPDYLAEDEETWQVNRRVVPPVID, encoded by the coding sequence ATGTCTGACTTCGAGGGCTACACGCTCGAACAACTGATGGCGATGACCGCGAACTTCAGCCCCGAGACGGTGCAGGCGCGGGGTACGGCGTTGATCCAAGCCGCCGGGGAGATCAAGTCGATCGGGGAGACTCTCAAGTCGCACAAGGTATCCGGCTGGGAGGGCGAGGCCGCGACGGCCTTCCAGGAATGGGTGAGCCAGGCGGGCAGCGCGACGCTCCGCCTGAGCGAGTACAGCGCCACCGGCGGCAAGTACATGGTCGAGGCCGGGCAGACCATGCGCGAGGTTCGGGAGGCCATGCCGAAGCAGGGCGAGGTCGATGCGGAGAAGGCCAACGTCGCGGCGGCCAAGGAATTCCACAACGACCCGGACGCGCAGCCGGTCGGCCGGGCGTCCAGGCGAAAGCTGGACCTGCATCACATGGCCGCCGTCCAGCAGTTGGACAAGCTGACCACCTCGTACAAGCAGTCGGCGTACCAGATGAACACGGCGGAGATCCCGACGTTCCCGCCACCGCCGGCGAACTTTGTTCCACAGGGTGACAACGGGTCAAGAATCATCGAGCGCCCTGGGGGCGGGTCTGGAACCACCGACGACTCGGACGGTTCATTCCATGGTCCACAGGCTGCTTCGGGTGTCTCATCCAGCGAGCCTGATGTCCTGACCGCGCGCTCGCCGGAGTCGAACGACACTCCTGTCGTGCCCGCGACCACAGGGCTGGCGGTCGCCCCTGTTTCAGCGATTCCGGACCGGGATCTCAACCTGGATCTCAACCACGTCGGCACGCTGCCGGACAAGGCTTTGCCTCAGGCCCCAGTTGGTGCAGGACCGGTAGGACCTGGCGGCACCACTGTCACACCTGGTGGGGCTATTCCGCCTGTGCCGCTTCCGCCGGTGACCGTGGTGAAGCCCGGCGGTGGTCTTGGCCCCGTGGGCGGCGGGATGTTCCCCGGCACAGGCGGCCTCACGGGCAAGGCCGGTGCTGTTGCAGGGCTTCCTCCGCGAGACACGGGGATCGTCGGGGGTCGGCCGATCTCTGGCGGCGGCCCCAGTGCCGGTATCCCGCGCGGCACGGTCATCGGCGCGGAAGGCGGCCAGACGGCCGGACGCGGCATGATGGGCGGTGGTATGGGTGGCGGCGCCGGCGGGCCTCACGGAGCATCAGGCGGATCAGCGGTTGGCCGCCGACTTGCCACGGAGCCCGGCGGTGTCGTCGGTGGGCGCCCACCGGTGTCGGGCGGTCGCTCAGTCAGCAGTGGTCAGTCGTTCACGCAAGGCGGCTCGGGGCTCGTGCGCGGTGTGGCGGGGGCCGGGCCGGTCGGCGCGATGGGACATGGTGCTGCGGGCGCTCACGGCCCGAGCAAGCGGCGCGATGGACAGGGGGGCGAACGCCCCGACTACCTGGCCGAGGACGAAGAGACCTGGCAGGTCAACCGTCGTGTTGTACCGCCGGTGATCGACTGA
- the mycP gene encoding type VII secretion-associated serine protease mycosin, whose protein sequence is MRMRRATSVFVGLLLAGVATNPAQAETIREQQWHLDVMKADAIWKLSKGAGVTVAVIDSGVARIPELEGQVLAGRDFAGGQAEGDERADYDGHGTSMASIIAGTGKHPSGDGAMGLAPEVKILPLRVPHEFDLKTPSWTAAIRFAADSDAKIISMSLSVPKDDPARTEAVKYAVSKGKLIFASVGNEGASTNEINYPAATPGVVGVGAVDSKGVVTKESQRGPQVDMTAPGVDIVSACSDKTGLCKSHGTSDATALASASAALVWSLHPDWTNNQVLRVLLNTAGKPVDGAERNDGIGYGVVRPRIAVPTPGDPGPADVYPLPDLAGAGAVKEPSGVPGAKASESAKPAPAPRAEAEGSGGGLPWLALGLGACMLIGGAVAAVVVRRARR, encoded by the coding sequence ATGCGCATGCGTAGGGCGACCTCGGTTTTCGTAGGCCTGTTGTTGGCTGGGGTTGCCACTAACCCGGCCCAGGCGGAGACCATTCGTGAGCAGCAGTGGCATCTCGATGTCATGAAGGCCGACGCGATCTGGAAGCTCAGCAAGGGCGCGGGTGTCACGGTCGCTGTGATTGACAGTGGTGTGGCGCGCATTCCCGAGTTGGAGGGCCAGGTGCTGGCCGGCAGGGATTTTGCAGGGGGGCAAGCCGAGGGCGACGAGCGTGCGGACTACGACGGTCATGGCACTTCCATGGCTTCGATCATTGCCGGCACTGGAAAGCATCCGAGTGGCGACGGAGCAATGGGTCTTGCTCCCGAGGTCAAGATCCTTCCGCTTCGGGTGCCGCACGAGTTTGACCTGAAAACCCCATCCTGGACTGCGGCGATTCGATTCGCGGCTGACTCGGACGCCAAGATCATCAGTATGTCCCTGAGTGTGCCGAAAGATGACCCCGCTCGAACCGAAGCGGTGAAGTATGCCGTATCGAAGGGAAAGTTGATCTTTGCTTCAGTCGGTAATGAAGGGGCGTCGACCAACGAGATCAACTATCCGGCTGCCACGCCGGGTGTAGTTGGGGTCGGCGCTGTGGACTCCAAGGGTGTTGTGACCAAGGAATCGCAGCGAGGGCCGCAGGTCGACATGACCGCCCCCGGTGTCGACATTGTTTCGGCCTGTAGTGACAAGACAGGGCTCTGTAAGAGCCACGGCACCAGTGATGCCACCGCCCTCGCTTCCGCCTCGGCCGCGCTCGTCTGGTCGTTGCATCCCGACTGGACCAATAACCAGGTGCTCCGGGTCCTGCTGAACACGGCCGGTAAGCCCGTCGACGGTGCCGAGCGCAATGACGGTATCGGCTACGGCGTCGTCCGCCCCCGGATCGCCGTGCCTACGCCCGGGGATCCCGGGCCGGCCGATGTGTATCCGTTGCCGGATCTCGCGGGCGCCGGGGCGGTCAAGGAGCCTTCCGGGGTGCCGGGGGCCAAGGCATCCGAGTCGGCGAAGCCCGCGCCTGCTCCTCGGGCCGAGGCGGAGGGGTCCGGCGGGGGGCTTCCGTGGCTCGCGTTGGGGTTGGGTGCCTGCATGCTGATCGGCGGGGCGGTCGCGGCCGTCGTCGTGCGGCGCGCGAGGCGTTGA
- a CDS encoding S8 family serine peptidase: protein MAGERGRVLPGAGPVLAGEHRWFSRAAGPVLAGEHRWFSRAAGPVLAGLLVVGVAAAPAGAATPRERQWHLTAMKAADFWKIGTGKGVTVAVIDSGVGRAPELEGQVLPGVDLAGGKAGKAAGDERADPDGHGTSMATIIAGTGRAAGGEGLSGIAPGARILPIRVPREDAPGASSWAAAIRRAADSDAKVVNISMSTTTADPARDDAVKYALSKGKLVFAAVGEGGTTGTTPAAGTTPAAVAAEKAGEPRYPAATPGVVGVAAVGPNGEPTAESLTGPQVDMAAPGVDILTYCRGKAGYCESHGTGEATALASASAALLWSAHPDWTNNQVLRVLLHTSGAPVDGAVRNDWIGYGVARPRIAMSTPGSPGPADVYPLPDFVSAAAAMTVGAGEPSTDSGADGVAGLRGAVGWIGLGLVGVLIIGGAVSTVLARRTAARPGARAVSRP, encoded by the coding sequence TTGGCGGGGGAGCGTGGGCGGGTCCTGCCCGGGGCGGGTCCGGTGCTCGCGGGGGAGCACCGGTGGTTCTCGCGTGCGGCCGGTCCGGTGCTCGCGGGGGAGCACCGGTGGTTCTCGCGTGCGGCCGGTCCGGTGCTCGCGGGGCTGTTGGTGGTCGGGGTCGCCGCCGCGCCGGCCGGGGCGGCGACCCCGCGCGAGCGGCAGTGGCATCTCACCGCGATGAAGGCGGCCGACTTCTGGAAGATCGGCACGGGCAAGGGCGTCACGGTGGCCGTCATCGACAGCGGGGTGGGACGCGCGCCCGAACTGGAGGGGCAGGTGCTGCCCGGCGTGGACCTCGCCGGAGGCAAGGCCGGCAAGGCTGCGGGTGACGAGCGTGCGGACCCGGACGGTCACGGTACGTCCATGGCGACGATCATCGCCGGTACGGGCAGGGCCGCCGGCGGCGAAGGGTTGTCCGGGATCGCGCCGGGGGCGAGGATCCTTCCGATCAGGGTGCCGCGCGAGGACGCGCCGGGAGCGTCGTCCTGGGCGGCGGCGATCCGGCGCGCGGCGGACTCGGACGCGAAGGTCGTCAACATCTCCATGTCCACGACGACGGCCGACCCGGCGCGGGACGACGCGGTGAAGTACGCGCTGTCCAAGGGCAAGCTGGTCTTCGCGGCCGTGGGCGAGGGCGGGACCACCGGCACGACCCCGGCGGCCGGCACGACCCCGGCGGCCGTCGCGGCCGAGAAGGCGGGTGAGCCCCGCTATCCGGCGGCCACGCCCGGCGTGGTGGGCGTCGCCGCCGTCGGTCCGAACGGTGAGCCGACCGCGGAATCCCTGACGGGACCCCAGGTCGACATGGCCGCGCCCGGCGTCGACATCCTCACGTACTGCCGGGGCAAGGCCGGGTACTGCGAGAGCCACGGGACGGGTGAGGCCACCGCGCTCGCCTCCGCGTCGGCGGCGCTGCTCTGGTCCGCCCACCCCGACTGGACCAACAACCAGGTGCTCCGGGTCCTGCTGCACACCTCCGGCGCTCCGGTGGACGGTGCGGTGCGCAACGACTGGATCGGGTACGGGGTGGCCCGACCCCGGATCGCGATGTCCACGCCCGGTTCCCCCGGGCCGGCCGACGTGTACCCGCTGCCGGACTTCGTGTCCGCGGCCGCGGCGATGACGGTCGGCGCCGGTGAGCCGTCGACGGACTCCGGGGCGGACGGGGTGGCCGGGCTCCGCGGCGCGGTGGGATGGATCGGGCTGGGGCTGGTGGGCGTGCTGATCATCGGCGGGGCCGTCAGCACCGTGCTCGCCCGGCGCACGGCCGCCCGACCCGGGGCGCGAGCGGTGTCGCGCCCATGA
- a CDS encoding DUF3223 domain-containing protein, with the protein MARLEYRINGEHFRTQKALRERVRGIINPYRYNEVVGEADEEFLRDLITLHPDYEEKAGVGVGGFVVVRTEWNNRGLMLVRIDGSDIDISWEECLKATSHAQQVRGCLRRAVKDQILAVVTEAFGQALVVCAVTGDSIASPREADVDHYQPVFEELAASFIQEHGGAEAFVIAPDNAAGFSVAELENVVLVTDWQEYHRKHANLRIVTKHANRSILRRKTGDE; encoded by the coding sequence GTGGCGCGGCTGGAGTATCGGATCAACGGCGAGCACTTCCGTACACAGAAGGCGTTAAGGGAACGGGTGCGGGGGATCATCAACCCCTACCGCTACAACGAGGTGGTCGGCGAGGCAGACGAGGAGTTCCTGCGGGACCTCATCACTCTCCACCCGGACTACGAGGAGAAGGCAGGGGTGGGGGTCGGTGGGTTCGTAGTGGTGCGGACCGAGTGGAACAACCGCGGCCTGATGCTGGTCCGGATCGACGGCTCGGACATAGACATCTCTTGGGAAGAGTGCCTCAAGGCGACGTCTCACGCGCAGCAAGTGCGCGGGTGCCTGCGGCGGGCGGTCAAGGACCAGATCCTCGCAGTAGTCACGGAGGCGTTCGGGCAGGCGCTGGTCGTGTGCGCGGTCACGGGGGACAGCATCGCCTCGCCCCGTGAGGCGGATGTGGACCACTATCAGCCCGTGTTCGAGGAACTTGCCGCGAGCTTCATCCAGGAACATGGCGGCGCGGAGGCGTTCGTCATCGCCCCCGACAACGCGGCTGGCTTCTCCGTTGCGGAGCTGGAGAACGTCGTACTTGTCACGGACTGGCAGGAGTACCACCGCAAACACGCGAACCTGCGCATCGTCACCAAGCATGCCAACCGGTCCATCCTCCGCAGGAAGACCGGAGACGAGTGA
- a CDS encoding NUDIX hydrolase, with protein sequence MAHPRMASGALFFDDHGQVLLLEPTYKDYRDIPGGYVETGESPLQACAREVQEELGIAPAIGRLLAVDWAPSPAEGDKVLYIFDGGTLSAELEQAIQLETAEIRAYAYHSLAAVDDLTIPRLARRIRAAAAARSEGRVSYLEHGQEVTSP encoded by the coding sequence ATGGCGCACCCGAGGATGGCCTCGGGTGCGCTGTTCTTCGATGACCACGGCCAGGTCCTGCTGCTTGAGCCGACGTACAAGGACTACCGAGACATCCCAGGTGGCTATGTCGAGACTGGTGAGTCCCCCCTCCAAGCGTGCGCGCGCGAAGTACAGGAAGAGCTGGGCATCGCGCCGGCCATCGGGCGACTGCTCGCCGTGGACTGGGCCCCCAGTCCAGCCGAGGGAGACAAGGTCCTCTACATTTTCGACGGCGGCACCCTGAGCGCCGAGCTTGAGCAGGCGATCCAGCTGGAGACCGCCGAGATCCGGGCGTACGCCTACCACTCCCTCGCGGCAGTGGACGACCTCACCATCCCCAGGTTGGCGCGCCGCATCAGGGCTGCGGCAGCCGCTCGTAGCGAGGGGCGGGTCAGCTACCTGGAGCACGGACAAGAAGTCACGTCCCCGTAG
- a CDS encoding helix-turn-helix domain-containing protein — MTQHLTTGERVAWYRHRRGLSQEVLAGLVGRTADWLGKAENNRIELDRLSVVRALAHALDVSIGDLIGEPTLMEWSKESGRGTVPALRKALMDYRLLTPLIGAQADGQPPTLLALRSDVGEVWDAYQGSRYGFAARQIPPLLADALLAVRAYSGTEREEANGLLAMTYQGAAMVLGKLGENELAWIAADRGLAAAQQSGDRVITASLFRSVTHCLLSTGRFETAVQLVNDAAGFLEPGLSQATPAYLSVYGTLFLTGSMAAARAEDRATTQAFLREAETMAARLGSDSNHMWTAFGPTNVAIHRVATAGELGDMQIAAELGPTVDTSGLPVERRVRHNLEVARALSAWNRIDDALAMVLEAERIAPEQVRHHYMSRELVLGWVRGTRGRPTQPVADLADRLRVA; from the coding sequence ATGACGCAGCACCTGACGACCGGCGAACGCGTTGCTTGGTACCGCCACCGTCGAGGCTTGTCCCAAGAAGTCCTTGCCGGGCTGGTCGGCCGTACCGCCGACTGGCTGGGCAAAGCAGAGAACAACCGCATCGAACTGGATCGCCTCTCGGTGGTCCGAGCGCTCGCTCACGCCCTGGACGTCTCAATCGGGGACCTCATCGGGGAGCCGACCCTCATGGAGTGGTCGAAGGAGAGTGGCCGCGGCACGGTCCCCGCGCTGCGTAAAGCACTGATGGACTACCGGCTCCTCACCCCCCTTATCGGCGCGCAGGCCGACGGCCAGCCACCCACGCTCCTCGCCCTGAGATCCGACGTCGGCGAAGTGTGGGACGCCTATCAGGGGTCGCGCTACGGGTTCGCCGCGCGGCAGATCCCCCCGCTGCTCGCAGACGCACTGCTCGCGGTGCGCGCATACTCGGGAACTGAGCGAGAGGAAGCGAACGGGCTCCTGGCGATGACCTACCAGGGCGCCGCGATGGTGCTCGGCAAGCTCGGAGAGAACGAACTCGCTTGGATCGCAGCAGATCGCGGACTCGCCGCCGCACAGCAGAGCGGCGACCGTGTGATCACGGCATCGCTGTTCCGGTCCGTCACGCACTGCCTGCTGTCCACTGGGCGCTTCGAGACCGCCGTCCAGCTCGTGAACGACGCGGCCGGGTTCCTGGAGCCCGGCCTGAGCCAGGCCACCCCGGCGTACCTGTCCGTGTACGGCACGCTGTTCCTCACCGGGTCCATGGCGGCGGCCAGGGCTGAGGACCGGGCCACCACCCAAGCGTTCCTGCGGGAGGCCGAGACGATGGCCGCTCGGCTCGGATCCGACTCGAACCACATGTGGACCGCCTTCGGCCCGACCAACGTCGCCATTCACCGCGTAGCGACGGCTGGCGAACTCGGCGACATGCAGATCGCCGCGGAACTCGGCCCGACCGTGGACACGAGCGGCCTCCCAGTAGAGCGTCGCGTCCGACACAACTTGGAGGTAGCCCGCGCGCTCAGCGCCTGGAACCGTATAGACGACGCGCTCGCCATGGTTCTGGAAGCCGAACGAATCGCTCCCGAGCAGGTCCGGCACCACTACATGAGCCGCGAACTCGTCCTTGGCTGGGTCCGTGGAACCCGGGGGCGGCCGACGCAGCCGGTCGCCGACCTGGCCGACAGGCTCCGGGTGGCGTGA
- a CDS encoding winged helix-turn-helix domain-containing protein yields MNEKIADDLQRDIETGKYEPGTKLPAVRTIAERFGVAPGTATKALQLLAQRGVVRPDSTRGYFVRAQPERQAQTEPSAEFTAIMQQIETIRAHLTRLDERLQEVEQARRSD; encoded by the coding sequence GTGAACGAGAAGATCGCGGACGACCTCCAGCGAGACATCGAGACAGGGAAGTACGAGCCCGGGACGAAACTGCCGGCCGTGCGAACGATCGCTGAGCGCTTCGGCGTGGCTCCTGGCACTGCCACGAAGGCGCTACAGCTACTCGCCCAACGGGGAGTGGTCCGCCCTGACTCGACGCGCGGCTACTTCGTGCGCGCTCAGCCGGAGCGGCAGGCGCAAACCGAGCCCAGCGCAGAGTTCACCGCGATCATGCAGCAGATCGAAACGATCCGCGCCCACCTGACGCGCCTCGACGAACGCCTTCAAGAGGTCGAGCAGGCGAGGAGGTCGGATTGA
- a CDS encoding GGDEF domain-containing protein: MSHTMTALSAALPLVSGWSVHSLWMRRRIEDARRDPLTGLWTRDLFEERARKSLTQKCQRAVLVLDLNRFKEINDTLGHAAGDAVIRETGHRLARWAEERAGVAGRLGGDEFAALIPGYGIDKLRVDLFMLTGRLAQPVPFDGRPIEVSASIGAAYHRTGSGDLSTLLRRADEQMYRAKQRGGGWRIAHRLSVPEVGTVNGRRDGRRGTSGEAA, translated from the coding sequence ATGAGCCACACCATGACGGCGCTGTCCGCGGCGCTTCCCCTCGTGTCCGGCTGGTCGGTTCACAGCCTGTGGATGCGGCGCCGGATCGAGGACGCCCGCCGGGACCCGTTGACCGGGCTGTGGACGCGGGACCTCTTCGAGGAGCGTGCCCGCAAGAGCCTGACCCAGAAATGCCAGCGGGCCGTTCTCGTCCTGGACCTCAACCGGTTCAAGGAGATCAACGACACCCTTGGCCACGCGGCCGGAGACGCGGTCATCCGCGAAACCGGGCACCGCCTGGCACGGTGGGCCGAAGAGCGCGCTGGCGTCGCCGGGCGCCTGGGCGGGGACGAGTTCGCCGCCCTCATCCCCGGCTACGGCATCGACAAGCTGCGCGTCGACCTGTTCATGCTGACCGGCCGACTGGCCCAGCCGGTGCCCTTCGACGGGCGCCCTATCGAGGTGAGCGCCTCCATCGGAGCCGCCTACCACCGCACCGGCAGCGGCGATCTCTCCACCCTGCTGCGCCGGGCTGATGAGCAGATGTACCGGGCCAAGCAGCGCGGCGGAGGCTGGCGCATCGCGCACCGGCTGTCCGTCCCCGAGGTGGGCACGGTCAACGGCCGTCGCGACGGCCGCCGGGGCACCAGCGGGGAGGCGGCGTGA
- a CDS encoding conjugal transfer protein, producing MATRNTLTKAQQVVLTAAFVPMLATGVAGGFGTYSNISRAYGSGTALGAVAAGEGATAVLALVLLGLTMLGQSSPAIIRIGLWALPAAASVMAAMAADDPGRIVIYAVTPMGMCVAAEGMAFLARRIVVHQDGHDAEAEAKAATVVRALAYHRARAANHPWSWVRKWSDQTSWRLARKVGLGDASLGARLLDVQRDRLTHGADAALAAMFITSTNQHEMTETIVNRLGSDLGESAPETLPEMVELPVLESADPTPVIEPVAVPESVPVGESVEHPRSAPVKSVAAVESAPRRATGRVPKSARSPRPTRDSDELLDEARSVTANWSDAELTAEAIRKAVRTSSANGRLLRDTLKAERAEPTAEPETKAA from the coding sequence ATGGCGACCCGCAACACACTGACCAAGGCGCAGCAGGTTGTCCTGACGGCCGCGTTCGTTCCGATGCTCGCCACCGGTGTGGCCGGCGGTTTCGGTACCTACAGCAACATCAGCCGCGCTTACGGCTCGGGCACGGCGCTGGGCGCGGTGGCGGCCGGTGAGGGTGCGACCGCGGTTCTGGCCCTGGTGCTTCTCGGACTGACGATGCTGGGGCAGTCCTCTCCGGCGATCATCCGGATCGGTCTGTGGGCTCTGCCCGCTGCCGCGTCGGTCATGGCGGCCATGGCCGCCGATGACCCGGGCCGCATCGTCATCTACGCCGTGACCCCGATGGGCATGTGTGTCGCTGCGGAGGGCATGGCGTTCCTCGCCCGGCGGATCGTGGTCCACCAGGACGGCCACGACGCCGAGGCCGAAGCCAAGGCGGCCACCGTGGTGCGGGCCCTGGCCTACCACCGGGCCCGTGCCGCGAACCACCCGTGGTCATGGGTGCGGAAATGGTCCGACCAGACGTCGTGGCGACTGGCTCGCAAGGTCGGGTTGGGGGACGCGTCGTTGGGCGCCCGACTCCTGGACGTCCAGCGCGACCGACTCACCCACGGTGCGGACGCCGCCCTGGCCGCCATGTTCATCACCAGCACAAACCAGCATGAAATGACAGAGACCATCGTAAATCGGTTGGGGTCTGACCTGGGGGAGTCGGCTCCCGAGACCCTGCCCGAGATGGTCGAACTTCCCGTCCTTGAGTCGGCCGACCCGACGCCGGTGATCGAGCCGGTGGCGGTGCCCGAGTCGGTTCCGGTAGGCGAGTCGGTCGAGCATCCCCGGTCGGCTCCGGTGAAGTCGGTCGCGGCTGTGGAGTCGGCTCCGCGTCGGGCGACCGGTCGGGTACCGAAGTCGGCCCGTTCCCCCCGACCGACGCGTGATTCGGATGAGCTGTTGGACGAGGCCCGGTCGGTGACGGCCAACTGGTCCGACGCCGAGCTGACCGCCGAGGCGATCCGCAAGGCGGTCCGTACGTCGTCCGCCAACGGCCGCCTGCTGCGCGACACGCTCAAGGCCGAACGCGCCGAACCGACCGCCGAGCCTGAGACCAAGGCCGCGTGA
- a CDS encoding RRQRL motif-containing zinc-binding protein: MAGRLYDPTGARYGIPTYPWRMAPEEYATFRQLRTRGLRPGGQGVAAQVLWYSRRYRRTGKSPIRVAYLYRLDRAKPVRPMTPAKWAALAKANAARQVCPECRRDTGYRIPTSLGMCVACSDAP; encoded by the coding sequence ATGGCCGGCCGTCTCTACGACCCGACCGGCGCCCGGTACGGCATCCCCACCTACCCGTGGCGTATGGCCCCCGAGGAGTACGCCACCTTCCGGCAGCTCCGCACCCGCGGCTTGCGCCCCGGCGGGCAGGGGGTCGCCGCACAAGTCCTCTGGTACTCGCGCCGCTACCGGCGCACCGGCAAGAGCCCCATCCGGGTCGCCTACCTCTACCGCCTGGACCGGGCGAAGCCGGTCCGGCCGATGACGCCAGCGAAGTGGGCCGCGCTCGCCAAGGCGAACGCCGCCAGGCAGGTGTGCCCGGAGTGCCGGCGGGACACCGGATACCGCATCCCGACCTCGCTCGGCATGTGCGTCGCCTGCTCCGACGCACCTTAG